One Acidobacteriota bacterium genomic window carries:
- the treZ gene encoding malto-oligosyltrehalose trehalohydrolase: MTTPTAPPPGWPPSYGAWPTADGTTFRLWSTVAERVTLRIESSGEGGPEFDVPPEGPGRFSVVVPGVGAGALYRYRLDEGPWFPDPASRFQPLGVHGPSQVVDPQAFTWTDAAWTGIDLADLVLYELHLGTFTPQGTFASAIDRLEALVDLGVSAIEVMPVADFPGRRNWGYDGAALFAPARAYGTPDDFRRFVDQAHHRGLAVHLDVVYNHLGPDGAYLAAFSPAVFSPVHRNPWGAGINLDAEGSDEVRRFLIENALHWLHEYHLDGLRLDATHALVDDSARHFLADLSEAVARHVTGRRVQVIAEDHRNLATMVRPVAAGGWGLDAVWADDFHHQVRRHVAGDAEGYYRDFTGTTADLATTVSQGWFFTGQPSVHLDEPRGTDPAGLPPTAFVVAIQNHDQIGNRAFGERLHHQVDLATWRAASALLLVAPQTPLLFMGQEWAATSPFRFFTDHGPELGRLVTEGRRHEFRHFAAFSSPDVRERIPDPQSEETFAGSRLDWAERDREPHAGVVRLYRALLVLRRSHPGCRGPWRVGPADASPAPWRFVATALDEGAVGVLRQGIDGTLLLALIRLTGAGRTDGAPLVRAARAWFPAQAPPWALVLSTEDGTFCPDPTPPPLEAHLTGPVAHFRRPGAIILEADAPRSNS, from the coding sequence ATGACGACGCCCACCGCCCCGCCCCCTGGCTGGCCACCGTCGTACGGTGCGTGGCCCACCGCGGACGGCACCACGTTCCGACTCTGGTCGACGGTGGCCGAGCGCGTCACGCTCAGAATCGAGTCGAGCGGTGAGGGCGGCCCGGAGTTCGACGTCCCGCCAGAGGGCCCGGGGCGGTTCTCGGTCGTCGTTCCCGGCGTCGGGGCCGGTGCCCTCTACCGCTATCGGCTGGACGAGGGGCCGTGGTTTCCGGACCCGGCGTCGCGGTTCCAGCCGCTCGGGGTGCACGGCCCGTCGCAGGTCGTCGATCCCCAGGCGTTCACCTGGACCGACGCGGCGTGGACGGGGATCGACCTGGCCGATCTCGTCCTGTACGAGCTGCACCTGGGCACCTTCACTCCCCAGGGCACGTTCGCCTCCGCCATCGATCGGCTCGAGGCGCTCGTCGACCTCGGCGTCTCGGCCATCGAGGTGATGCCGGTCGCCGACTTCCCCGGGCGTCGCAACTGGGGGTACGACGGCGCGGCGCTTTTCGCGCCGGCGCGCGCGTACGGTACGCCCGACGACTTCCGCCGTTTCGTCGACCAGGCGCACCACCGCGGCCTGGCCGTCCACCTCGACGTGGTCTACAACCACCTCGGTCCCGACGGGGCGTATCTCGCGGCGTTCTCCCCGGCCGTGTTCTCGCCGGTCCACCGCAACCCCTGGGGCGCCGGCATCAACCTCGACGCGGAAGGCAGCGACGAGGTACGCCGATTCCTCATCGAGAACGCGCTGCACTGGCTCCACGAATACCACCTCGACGGCCTGCGCCTCGACGCCACCCACGCCCTCGTCGACGACTCGGCACGTCATTTCCTTGCCGATCTCAGCGAAGCGGTGGCGCGCCACGTCACGGGTCGGCGCGTGCAGGTGATCGCCGAAGATCACCGCAACCTGGCGACGATGGTGCGGCCCGTCGCGGCGGGCGGGTGGGGACTCGACGCGGTCTGGGCCGACGACTTCCATCACCAGGTCCGTCGCCACGTCGCAGGCGATGCCGAGGGGTACTACCGCGACTTCACGGGCACGACGGCCGATCTCGCCACGACGGTGTCGCAGGGGTGGTTCTTCACCGGCCAGCCGTCAGTGCACCTCGACGAGCCGCGAGGCACCGACCCGGCCGGGCTGCCGCCGACGGCGTTCGTCGTCGCCATCCAGAACCACGATCAAATCGGCAACCGCGCGTTCGGCGAGCGGCTGCACCATCAGGTCGACCTCGCGACGTGGCGCGCGGCGAGTGCGCTCCTGCTCGTCGCGCCGCAGACGCCGCTCCTCTTCATGGGCCAGGAGTGGGCTGCCACTTCGCCGTTCCGCTTCTTCACCGATCATGGCCCGGAGCTCGGTCGGCTCGTGACGGAGGGGCGCCGCCACGAGTTCCGTCACTTCGCGGCCTTCTCGTCGCCAGATGTGCGCGAGCGCATCCCGGATCCGCAGAGCGAGGAGACATTTGCCGGAAGTCGGCTCGATTGGGCAGAACGGGACCGCGAACCGCATGCGGGCGTCGTCCGCCTGTACCGCGCCCTGCTCGTTCTCCGACGGTCGCACCCCGGGTGCCGGGGACCGTGGCGGGTCGGCCCGGCCGACGCATCGCCCGCACCGTGGCGGTTCGTCGCGACGGCGCTCGACGAGGGCGCGGTGGGCGTGCTGAGGCAGGGGATCGACGGGACTCTCCTGCTCGCGCTGATCCGCCTGACGGGTGCGGGGCGTACCGACGGCGCCCCGCTCGTTCGCGCGGCCAGGGCGTGGTTTCCGGCACAAGCGCCGCCATGGGCGCTCGTCCTGTCGACGGAGGATGGGACGTTCTGCCCAGACCCGACACCGCCGCCCCTCGAGGCCCATCTGACGGGACCGGTCGCGCACTTCCGTCGCCCCGGCGCCATCATCCTCGAAGCCGACGCTCCACGAAGCAATAGCTGA
- the treS gene encoding maltose alpha-D-glucosyltransferase — MTTESLWYKDAVIYELHVRAFFDSTNDGVGDFAGLTSKLDYLHDLGVTCLWLLPFYPSPLKDDGYDIANYEGIHPSYGTMKDFKTFLREAHARGLKVVTELVINHTSDQHPWFQAARKAPPGSSKRDYYVWSDTNHKYEGVRIIFTDTEHSNWTWDPEAKAYYWHRFFRHQPDLNFDNPRVRRAVLKTMKYWLDMGVDGLRLDAIPYLIEREGTNCENLPETHAIIKDIRRELDRHYTDRMLLAEANQWPADVREYFGDGDECHMSFNFPLMPRIFMSLQLEDRFPIVEVIRQTPEIPESCQWAIFLRNHDELTLEMVTDEERDYMYQAYAADPQMRVNIGIRRRLAPLMENNRERIELLYGMLFSLPGTPVIYYGDEIGMGDNIYLGDRNGVRTPMQWTGDRNAGFSRADPARLFAPPIMDAVYGYQALNVEAQQRSPSSLLNWVKRMIGVRKQHQTFGRGSVEFLEPVNRKVLAFVRRHQDETILVVANLSRAVQGVSLDLSRFAGLFPVELRDRTEFPRIGTQPYFLSLAPYGFFWFRLQPSPSAIAVEQAPALLGPEQALLASGEWHTLFDGHVRRLIERDYLAPFLSRQRWFPGKARTIASARIADWGQLTRGREPSFLLLVDVTYVDGGRERYFVPVATAGGSKAIAIVQDTPELVIAHITGARKGVLHGHLELDMAEAFLSAIDRHAEVEMHTGRATFVTTSALAALKGDEPSGALPARRVSGEQSNTSLIFGDRLILKLFRRLEPGPNPEYELGYHLTERVGFKRVPPLAGGMTYTAPGDTEATSLAVLHGLVEHQSTGWDHALAGAKRLYDLSLAKAHLPDPALMRATSLVALSDATVPPLVLDTIGGYLATAALLGTRTAELHQALATPSGDPTIDPVPFSADGRRATAEAMREHARHVLDMLENQRHQVPPELVGATEQVLDSRDRLVARAGAIADVEAEVDAIRIHGDYHLGQVLMHKTDFVILDFEGEPAKPLAERRQRQLAMKDVAGMLRSFSYAVYAELFDYTTNRPRDFERLEPWTRVAQLWVSAVFLRSYRVSTAGARFQPADGAVFEALLGSFLIDKALYELLYELNNRPGWLRIPLLGLVNLIEGQEAR; from the coding sequence ATGACGACTGAGAGCCTCTGGTACAAGGACGCCGTCATCTACGAGCTGCACGTGCGCGCGTTCTTCGACAGCACGAACGACGGCGTCGGCGACTTCGCCGGCCTGACGAGCAAGCTCGACTACCTCCACGACCTGGGCGTGACGTGCCTGTGGCTCCTGCCGTTCTACCCGTCACCGCTCAAGGACGACGGGTACGACATCGCGAACTACGAGGGCATCCACCCGAGCTACGGAACGATGAAGGACTTCAAGACGTTCCTGCGCGAGGCGCACGCCCGCGGGCTCAAGGTGGTGACGGAGCTCGTCATCAACCACACGTCCGACCAGCACCCGTGGTTCCAGGCGGCGAGGAAGGCACCGCCCGGCTCGTCGAAGCGCGACTACTACGTGTGGAGCGACACGAACCACAAGTACGAGGGCGTGCGGATCATCTTCACCGATACCGAGCACTCGAACTGGACATGGGATCCCGAGGCGAAGGCCTATTACTGGCACCGGTTCTTCCGGCACCAGCCCGACCTGAACTTCGACAACCCGCGCGTCAGGCGGGCCGTGTTGAAGACGATGAAATACTGGCTCGACATGGGCGTCGACGGGCTGCGGCTCGACGCGATCCCGTACCTCATCGAGCGCGAGGGCACCAACTGCGAGAACCTGCCGGAGACGCACGCCATCATCAAGGACATCAGGCGGGAGCTCGATCGCCACTACACCGATCGCATGCTGCTCGCCGAGGCGAACCAGTGGCCGGCCGACGTGCGCGAGTACTTCGGGGATGGCGACGAGTGCCACATGTCGTTCAATTTCCCGCTCATGCCGCGCATCTTCATGTCGCTGCAGCTGGAGGATCGCTTCCCCATCGTCGAGGTGATCCGGCAGACGCCGGAGATTCCCGAGTCGTGCCAGTGGGCGATCTTCCTGCGGAACCACGACGAGCTGACGCTCGAGATGGTGACCGACGAGGAACGCGACTACATGTACCAGGCCTACGCCGCCGACCCGCAGATGCGGGTGAACATCGGCATCCGCCGACGACTCGCCCCGCTGATGGAGAACAACCGCGAGCGCATCGAGCTGCTCTACGGGATGCTGTTCTCGCTGCCGGGCACGCCCGTCATCTACTACGGTGACGAGATCGGCATGGGCGACAACATCTACCTCGGCGACCGCAACGGCGTGCGGACGCCGATGCAGTGGACGGGCGACCGCAACGCGGGCTTCTCTCGGGCCGATCCGGCGCGCCTGTTCGCGCCGCCCATCATGGACGCCGTCTACGGCTACCAGGCGCTGAACGTCGAGGCGCAGCAACGCTCACCCTCGTCACTGCTGAACTGGGTGAAGCGGATGATCGGCGTGCGCAAGCAGCACCAGACGTTCGGCCGGGGCAGCGTCGAGTTCCTCGAGCCGGTCAACCGCAAGGTGCTCGCTTTCGTGCGGCGCCACCAGGACGAGACGATCCTGGTCGTCGCCAACCTGTCGCGGGCGGTGCAGGGTGTCTCCCTCGATCTCTCGCGGTTCGCCGGGCTCTTTCCGGTCGAACTGCGCGACCGGACCGAGTTTCCCAGGATCGGCACGCAACCCTATTTCCTGTCGCTCGCGCCGTACGGCTTCTTCTGGTTCCGCCTCCAGCCGAGCCCGTCGGCCATCGCCGTCGAACAGGCGCCGGCGCTGCTCGGCCCGGAGCAGGCCCTCCTGGCCAGCGGTGAGTGGCACACGCTCTTCGATGGTCACGTGCGGCGGCTCATCGAGCGCGACTACCTGGCCCCGTTCCTCTCGCGCCAGCGGTGGTTCCCCGGCAAGGCCCGCACCATCGCCTCCGCGCGCATCGCCGACTGGGGACAGCTCACCCGGGGGCGCGAGCCGTCGTTCCTCCTGCTCGTGGACGTGACCTACGTGGATGGCGGGCGGGAGCGGTACTTCGTCCCGGTCGCGACCGCCGGCGGGAGCAAGGCCATCGCCATCGTCCAGGACACGCCCGAACTCGTCATCGCGCACATCACGGGCGCACGCAAGGGCGTGCTGCACGGCCACCTCGAGCTCGACATGGCCGAGGCGTTCCTGTCGGCCATCGATCGGCACGCCGAGGTCGAGATGCACACGGGCCGGGCGACGTTCGTGACGACCAGCGCCCTCGCGGCGCTGAAGGGCGATGAGCCGAGCGGCGCGCTCCCGGCGCGCCGGGTCTCCGGCGAACAGAGCAACACGTCGCTGATCTTCGGCGACCGCCTGATCCTGAAGCTGTTCAGGCGTCTCGAACCCGGGCCCAACCCCGAGTACGAGCTCGGCTACCACCTGACCGAGCGCGTCGGCTTCAAGCGCGTACCGCCGCTCGCGGGCGGCATGACCTACACCGCGCCCGGCGACACCGAGGCGACCAGTCTCGCCGTGCTGCACGGTCTCGTGGAACACCAGTCGACCGGCTGGGACCACGCCCTGGCCGGCGCCAAGCGCCTGTACGACCTGTCGCTGGCCAAGGCCCATCTGCCCGATCCCGCCCTGATGCGCGCCACGTCCCTCGTGGCCCTCTCCGACGCGACGGTGCCGCCGCTCGTGCTCGACACCATAGGCGGCTATCTGGCGACGGCGGCGCTGCTCGGCACCCGTACCGCCGAACTGCACCAGGCGCTCGCGACGCCATCGGGCGACCCGACCATCGATCCGGTGCCGTTCTCCGCAGACGGGCGAAGGGCCACCGCCGAGGCGATGCGCGAGCACGCCAGGCACGTGCTCGACATGCTCGAGAATCAGCGCCATCAGGTGCCCCCCGAGCTCGTCGGAGCCACTGAGCAGGTACTCGACAGTCGGGACAGGCTCGTCGCCCGCGCTGGCGCGATCGCGGACGTCGAAGCGGAGGTCGATGCCATCCGGATTCACGGCGACTATCACCTCGGCCAGGTCCTGATGCACAAGACCGACTTCGTGATCCTCGACTTCGAGGGCGAGCCGGCAAAACCCCTTGCCGAACGGCGCCAGCGCCAGCTGGCCATGAAGGACGTGGCCGGCATGCTCCGGTCGTTCAGCTACGCGGTGTACGCGGAGCTGTTCGACTACACGACGAACCGCCCACGCGACTTCGAGCGGCTCGAACCCTGGACGCGCGTGGCGCAGCTCTGGGTATCGGCCGTGTTCCTTCGAAGCTACCGGGTCTCGACGGCCGGCGCGAGGTTCCAGCCGGCCGACGGAGCGGTGTTCGAGGCGCTGCTCGGCAGCTTCCTCATCGACAAGGCGCTGTACGAGCTGCTCTACGAACTGAACAATCGTCCGGGCTGGCTGAGGATTCCCCTGCTCGGCCTCGTCAACCTGATCGAGGGGCAAGAGGCCCGATGA
- a CDS encoding DUF3416 domain-containing protein codes for MHRKPVSPQRVVIESVEPQVDGGRYPVKRTPGEPVVVEADIFTDGHDQIRALLRWREIDAAGEQRSDWHETTMRPVVNDRWTGRFVVEAVGWFEFDIVAWVDRFGSWQHEVEKKFGAGQNVESELLEGAELLRRAAARTRPRRKAAGRTRAGAEGTPQAGDRAILEEAAARLSGPGDLDERVAAGLEAPLTEAVVRCAERVAAVNSPVLRVMVEPERARYGAWYEMFPRSAGADPTRSATFDEATARLPEIAALGFDVLYLPPIHPIGRAFRKGPNNTLTAAPGDPGSPWAIGGPEGGHMAVEPGLGTIDDFDRFVERARAHGLEIALDLAYQCSPDHPYVSEHPEWFRHRPDGTIKYAENPPKKYQDIYPFDFECETWPALWDELKQIVLFWVEHGVRIFRVDNPHTKPFRFWEWMLAEVRRQHPGVIFLSEAFTRPKVMRHLAKLGFSQSYTYFTWRNTKPEIEEYFTELTQTGVREYMRPNLFANTPDILHAYLQRGGRPAFEVRLVLAATLGATYGIYSGFELCENRAVPGTEEYQDSEKYQIKAWDWDRPGHIKPLVARVNEVRRANPALQRDWSLRFHQTDNPQIVCYSKETDDQSNVLLVAVNIDPFNMQQGWVQVPIGHWGLDPAGYWVDDLLSGESYHWRGEWNYVRMDPGFRAAHVLRIRRDTAPQ; via the coding sequence ATGCATCGAAAGCCGGTGTCGCCGCAGCGCGTTGTGATCGAGTCGGTCGAGCCGCAGGTCGACGGCGGTCGGTACCCCGTGAAGCGGACCCCCGGGGAGCCGGTCGTCGTCGAGGCGGACATCTTCACCGATGGACACGACCAGATCCGCGCGCTGCTCCGGTGGCGCGAGATCGACGCCGCGGGTGAGCAGCGAAGCGACTGGCACGAGACCACGATGCGTCCCGTCGTGAACGATCGCTGGACGGGCCGCTTCGTGGTCGAGGCCGTCGGCTGGTTCGAGTTCGACATCGTCGCGTGGGTCGACCGGTTCGGGTCGTGGCAGCACGAGGTGGAGAAGAAGTTCGGCGCCGGGCAGAACGTCGAGAGCGAGCTGCTCGAGGGGGCTGAACTGCTGCGTCGGGCGGCGGCGCGCACTCGCCCCCGCCGCAAGGCCGCCGGGCGGACGCGCGCCGGCGCGGAGGGGACCCCGCAGGCCGGCGACCGCGCGATCCTCGAGGAGGCGGCGGCCCGCCTGTCAGGGCCGGGAGATCTCGACGAGCGGGTGGCGGCGGGCCTCGAGGCGCCCCTGACCGAGGCGGTGGTCAGGTGCGCCGAGCGCGTCGCCGCCGTGAACTCGCCCGTGCTCCGCGTGATGGTCGAGCCGGAACGCGCCCGGTACGGTGCGTGGTACGAGATGTTCCCGCGATCGGCGGGCGCCGATCCGACGCGGAGCGCGACATTCGACGAAGCGACTGCCCGGCTGCCCGAGATCGCGGCCCTCGGGTTCGACGTGCTCTACCTGCCACCGATCCATCCAATCGGGCGGGCGTTCCGCAAAGGCCCGAACAACACGCTCACCGCGGCCCCCGGCGATCCCGGCAGTCCGTGGGCCATCGGCGGGCCGGAGGGCGGGCACATGGCCGTCGAGCCCGGGCTCGGCACGATCGACGATTTCGACCGCTTCGTCGAACGGGCGCGGGCGCACGGCCTCGAGATCGCGCTCGACCTCGCCTACCAGTGCTCGCCGGATCACCCGTACGTCAGCGAGCACCCCGAGTGGTTCCGGCATCGTCCGGACGGGACGATCAAGTACGCCGAGAACCCGCCGAAGAAGTACCAGGACATCTACCCGTTCGATTTCGAGTGCGAGACGTGGCCGGCGCTCTGGGACGAGCTGAAGCAGATCGTACTCTTCTGGGTCGAACACGGCGTCCGCATCTTCCGCGTCGACAACCCGCACACCAAGCCGTTCCGCTTCTGGGAGTGGATGCTGGCCGAGGTCCGCCGGCAGCACCCCGGTGTGATCTTCCTGTCGGAGGCCTTCACCCGGCCGAAGGTCATGCGCCACCTGGCCAAGCTCGGGTTCTCGCAGTCGTACACCTATTTCACCTGGCGGAACACGAAGCCGGAGATCGAGGAGTACTTCACGGAGCTCACGCAGACGGGCGTGCGCGAGTACATGCGGCCGAACCTGTTCGCGAACACGCCGGACATCCTGCACGCCTACCTGCAGCGGGGCGGGCGACCGGCCTTCGAGGTCCGGCTCGTCCTGGCCGCGACGCTGGGAGCGACCTACGGCATCTACAGTGGCTTCGAGCTGTGCGAGAACCGCGCGGTCCCGGGCACCGAGGAGTACCAGGACTCGGAGAAGTACCAGATCAAAGCCTGGGACTGGGACCGGCCCGGACACATCAAGCCGCTCGTGGCACGCGTGAACGAGGTCCGCCGCGCCAACCCGGCGCTGCAGCGAGACTGGAGCCTGCGCTTCCACCAGACCGACAACCCGCAGATCGTCTGCTACAGCAAGGAGACCGACGACCAGTCCAACGTGCTGCTGGTGGCGGTGAACATCGACCCGTTCAACATGCAGCAGGGCTGGGTCCAGGTGCCGATCGGACACTGGGGGCTCGACCCGGCCGGCTATTGGGTCGACGATCTGCTGAGCGGTGAGAGCTACCACTGGCGCGGTGAGTGGAACTACGTGCGAATGGACCCGGGCTTCCGCGCGGCGCACGTGCTCAGGATTCGCCGCGACACGGCCCCGCAGTAG
- the glgX gene encoding glycogen debranching protein GlgX, giving the protein MRVWAGQPYPLGATWDGIGVNFAVFSEHATAVELCLFDSPYAGRETTRVPLTERTDQVWHGYLPDLRPGQLYGLRVYGPYDPARGHRFNSHKLLCDPYARAIGRNLRWHPSLFGFTLDDPAGDLSKDERDSAAYAPLAAVIDPAFTWGDDKPPLTPWHETVIYEAHVRGLTKLHPEVPEELRGTYLGLVSEPVLSHFKALGVTAIEVLPIHHHVDEWHLTQKKLTNYWGYNTLAFFAPDLRYSTSRSPQESVREFKMMVRALHAAGLEVILDVVYNHTAEGSHIGPTLSLRGIDNQSYYRLTPNNPRYYEDFTGCGNTLNMRSPRVLQLIMDSLRYWVLDMHVDGFRFDLASALARELHAVDKLGSFFDIIHQDPVLSRVKLIAEPWDLGEGGYQVGNFPVGWTEWNGKYRDSVRRFWRGDGGQVSEFATRLAGSSDLYERSGRRPYASVNFVTAHDGFTLEDLVSYQQKHNEANGESSQDGENNNLAFNFGVEGPTDDPEIVAARARQKRNFMATLLLSQGVPMIRGGDELGQTQRGNNNPYCQDSELTWHHWSLTPDQERFLAFTREIIALRKRHPVLRRRHFFQGRAIRGVEVKDLSWYDPTGSEMTDQAWISPQVRCIGVRLEGDAISEVDERGRRIADDTLLLLLSAHDQVVGFTLPPVGDGQRWVPLLDTAHDVRDGRLRGGDQYMLEARSLALLRLERPAAPGEDHFDEE; this is encoded by the coding sequence ATGAGGGTCTGGGCGGGCCAACCTTATCCGCTCGGCGCGACCTGGGACGGCATCGGGGTCAACTTCGCCGTCTTTTCCGAGCACGCGACCGCCGTGGAGCTCTGCCTGTTCGACTCGCCGTATGCGGGGCGCGAGACGACGCGCGTGCCGCTCACCGAGCGCACCGATCAGGTCTGGCACGGCTACCTGCCCGACCTCCGTCCCGGGCAGCTCTACGGCCTTCGGGTGTACGGCCCGTACGACCCGGCGCGCGGGCATCGGTTCAACTCCCACAAGCTGCTGTGCGATCCCTACGCGCGGGCGATCGGCCGCAACCTGCGCTGGCACCCCTCGCTCTTCGGCTTCACACTCGACGATCCTGCCGGCGACCTGTCGAAGGACGAGCGCGACAGCGCGGCGTATGCGCCGCTTGCCGCCGTGATCGACCCGGCGTTCACGTGGGGCGACGACAAACCGCCTCTGACCCCCTGGCACGAAACGGTGATCTACGAAGCCCACGTCCGGGGCCTGACCAAGCTCCACCCCGAGGTGCCGGAGGAGCTGCGGGGCACGTACCTCGGGCTCGTCAGCGAACCGGTGCTCTCGCACTTCAAGGCGCTCGGGGTGACGGCCATCGAGGTGCTGCCCATCCATCATCACGTCGACGAGTGGCACCTGACGCAGAAGAAGCTGACCAACTACTGGGGCTACAACACGCTGGCGTTCTTCGCGCCCGACCTCCGGTACTCGACCTCGCGCTCGCCGCAGGAGTCGGTGCGCGAGTTCAAGATGATGGTGCGTGCTCTGCACGCCGCGGGCCTCGAGGTCATCCTCGACGTGGTCTACAACCACACCGCCGAGGGCAGCCACATCGGGCCGACGCTCTCGCTGCGTGGCATCGACAACCAGTCGTACTACCGGCTGACGCCGAACAACCCGCGCTATTACGAGGACTTCACCGGCTGCGGCAACACGCTGAACATGCGGAGCCCGCGCGTCCTGCAGCTCATCATGGACAGCCTGCGCTACTGGGTGCTCGACATGCACGTCGACGGGTTCCGGTTCGATCTCGCGAGCGCGCTCGCGCGCGAGCTGCACGCGGTCGACAAGCTGGGGTCGTTCTTCGACATCATCCACCAGGATCCGGTGCTGTCGCGGGTGAAGCTGATTGCCGAGCCCTGGGACCTCGGCGAGGGCGGCTACCAGGTGGGCAACTTCCCAGTCGGCTGGACGGAGTGGAACGGCAAGTACCGCGACTCGGTCCGCCGGTTCTGGCGGGGCGACGGCGGCCAGGTCTCGGAGTTCGCGACGCGGCTGGCCGGCAGCTCGGATCTGTACGAGCGCAGCGGGCGGCGGCCCTACGCCAGCGTCAACTTCGTGACGGCCCACGACGGGTTCACCCTCGAGGACCTCGTGAGCTACCAGCAGAAGCACAACGAGGCCAACGGCGAGTCGAGCCAGGACGGCGAGAACAACAACCTCGCGTTCAACTTCGGCGTCGAGGGCCCCACCGACGATCCCGAGATCGTGGCGGCGCGTGCGAGGCAGAAGCGGAACTTCATGGCCACGCTGCTGCTGTCGCAGGGCGTGCCCATGATCCGCGGCGGCGACGAGCTCGGCCAGACGCAGCGCGGCAACAACAACCCCTACTGTCAGGACAGCGAGCTGACGTGGCACCACTGGTCGCTGACGCCGGACCAGGAGCGGTTCCTGGCGTTCACCCGTGAGATCATCGCCCTCAGGAAGCGTCATCCGGTCCTGAGGCGACGGCACTTCTTCCAGGGCCGCGCGATCCGGGGCGTCGAGGTCAAGGATCTGTCGTGGTACGACCCCACCGGATCGGAGATGACCGACCAGGCCTGGATCAGCCCGCAGGTGCGATGCATCGGCGTCCGCCTCGAAGGTGACGCCATCAGCGAGGTCGACGAACGCGGCCGCCGCATCGCCGACGACACGCTGCTCCTGCTGCTCAGCGCGCACGATCAGGTCGTCGGGTTCACGCTGCCGCCGGTCGGCGACGGCCAACGCTGGGTCCCGTTGCTCGACACCGCGCACGACGTGCGCGACGGCCGCCTGCGGGGCGGAGATCAGTACATGCTGGAGGCGCGATCGCTCGCCCTGCTTCGGCTCGAGCGACCCGCCGCCCCCGGCGAAGACCATTTCGACGAGGAGTGA
- a CDS encoding FAD-dependent oxidoreductase yields the protein MSHHSSAHPVVVVGAGLSGLACARVLAGAGRPVLVVESGNGVGGRVRTDEVEGFRLDRGFQVFFTAYPEARRVLDFEALRLHRFEPGALVRVEGRFHRIVDPLRSPLGALAAVGAPVGSLGDKLRVLTLRQRAVRMTVDEIFALPERSIGDELAALGFSPRIVSRFFRPLLGGIFLDTALGTTNRLFYFVYKMLAEGHTTVPAGGMQAIPEQLAARLPAGAVRLGCRVCALRRQGDAVSGVVLDGGHEVTAAAVVVATNVQQAAALTQAPAAPTARSVACLYFAAPRAPYRRPILALDGEGTGPVLNLTVPSRVAPGYAPAGQELVSAAVVGAPAASDQALEEEVRRQLSGWFGAAEVGTWRVLRTYRIPWAQFDQSPGAWGDGRRDVRLGHGLYVCGDHVENASINGALVAGRRAAEAVLEDLAAAGSGR from the coding sequence GTGAGTCATCACTCGTCTGCCCATCCCGTTGTCGTTGTCGGTGCCGGCCTCTCGGGGCTGGCGTGCGCCCGAGTCCTCGCCGGAGCCGGACGCCCGGTCCTGGTGGTCGAGAGCGGCAATGGCGTCGGGGGGCGGGTCCGCACCGACGAGGTCGAGGGATTTCGCCTCGACCGCGGGTTCCAGGTCTTCTTCACGGCCTATCCTGAGGCGCGTCGTGTGCTGGACTTCGAAGCGCTGCGGCTGCACCGTTTCGAACCCGGGGCGCTCGTGCGCGTGGAGGGCCGATTCCACCGGATCGTCGACCCGCTGCGCTCGCCACTTGGTGCCTTGGCGGCAGTAGGCGCTCCGGTCGGCTCACTTGGCGACAAGCTGCGGGTGCTGACCCTGCGACAGCGCGCGGTGCGGATGACGGTGGACGAGATCTTCGCGCTGCCCGAGCGTTCGATCGGCGACGAGCTGGCCGCGCTCGGCTTTTCGCCCCGGATCGTCAGCCGCTTCTTCCGACCCCTGCTCGGCGGTATCTTCCTCGACACGGCGCTGGGCACGACGAACCGCCTGTTCTATTTCGTCTACAAGATGCTGGCGGAGGGCCACACGACCGTGCCTGCCGGCGGCATGCAAGCCATTCCCGAGCAGCTCGCCGCGAGGCTCCCGGCCGGGGCGGTGCGGCTCGGCTGCCGAGTCTGCGCGCTGCGGCGCCAAGGCGACGCGGTGTCGGGGGTCGTGCTCGATGGCGGCCACGAGGTGACGGCGGCCGCCGTGGTCGTGGCCACGAACGTGCAGCAGGCCGCCGCGCTCACCCAAGCTCCCGCCGCCCCGACGGCGAGATCGGTCGCGTGCCTGTACTTCGCCGCGCCGCGCGCCCCTTACCGGCGGCCGATCCTCGCGCTCGACGGGGAGGGGACCGGTCCGGTGCTGAACCTGACGGTCCCGAGCCGCGTCGCCCCCGGGTACGCGCCGGCTGGCCAGGAGCTCGTGTCGGCAGCGGTCGTCGGCGCGCCGGCCGCGAGCGATCAGGCCCTCGAAGAGGAGGTGCGGCGCCAGCTGTCGGGCTGGTTCGGAGCCGCTGAGGTCGGTACGTGGCGGGTGCTGCGGACCTATCGCATTCCCTGGGCACAGTTCGATCAGTCTCCTGGCGCATGGGGAGACGGGCGGCGCGACGTGCGCCTGGGACACGGGCTCTACGTGTGCGGCGACCACGTCGAGAACGCTTCGATCAACGGTGCGCTCGTCGCAGGTCGGCGGGCGGCCGAGGCCGTCCTCGAGGATCTCGCGGCCGCGGGGAGCGGCCGATGA
- a CDS encoding type II toxin-antitoxin system HicA family toxin, with the protein MPPWGPTRRRVLVSGLRSLGFDGPFSGGKHEFMVKGDLVLTIPNPHKGDIGPELLAIVLRQAGITRKQWEGT; encoded by the coding sequence ATGCCTCCGTGGGGGCCGACCAGGCGCCGAGTCCTTGTCTCGGGCCTGCGGAGTCTCGGCTTCGACGGGCCGTTCTCCGGCGGCAAGCACGAGTTCATGGTGAAGGGCGACCTCGTGCTTACCATCCCCAATCCCCACAAAGGCGACATTGGGCCGGAGTTGCTGGCGATTGTCCTTCGGCAGGCCGGGATCACGCGGAAGCAGTGGGAGGGGACCTGA